One Elaeis guineensis isolate ETL-2024a chromosome 10, EG11, whole genome shotgun sequence genomic window carries:
- the LOC140851985 gene encoding cell number regulator 2-like translates to MYPPKPDSGYPPAMAPPPTTGIPISSTNQFYAQPGPATFHVHSQAPVPWSTGLCHCFDDCSNCCISCFCPCITFGRIAEIVDKGSSSCGASGALYALIFCVTACSCLYSCFYRTKLRAQYSLRGSPCTDCLVHCFCEPCALCQEYRELKRRGFDMTVGWHANMERQGQAATLPPAIHGDMSR, encoded by the exons ATGTATCCCCCAAAACCGGACTCCGGTTATCCTCCGGCGATGGCGCCACCACCAACAACGGGCATCCCCATAAGCTCGACCAACCAATTCTATGCCCAACCCGGTCCTGCCACCTTCCATGTTCATTCTCAGGCTCCGGTCCCATGGTCCACCGGCCTCTGCCACTGCTTCGACGACTGCAGCAACT GCTGCATCAGTTGCTTCTGCCCATGCATCACTTTCGGCCGGATCGCGGAGATCGTCGACAAGGGATCCTCCT cgTGTGGTGCGAGTGGAGCGCTGTACGCGTTGATATTCTGTGTGACGGCGTGTAGCTGCTTGTATTCGTGCTTCTATCGAACCAAGCTGAGGGCGCAATACTCGCTGCGGGGAAGCCCCTGCACCGACTGCCTCGTTCACTGCTTCTGCGAGCCCTGCGCCCTTTGCCAGGAGTACCGCGAGCTCAAGCGCCGTGGCTTCGACATGACCGTCG GATGGCACGCGAACATGGAGAGGCAGGGGCAGGCGGCGACGTTACCGCCTGCGATTCATGGGGACATGAGCCGTTGA